A stretch of the Veillonella parvula DSM 2008 genome encodes the following:
- a CDS encoding GerW family sporulation protein, with protein sequence MENSNVKENLEVLFEKFKNMIKVETVVGEAVQIGDTTLVPFVDVTFGFGTGTNHCTANKNQESGGGGGGAKMEPSAILVIKGDRIELFNIKGNPYSSSFDRLIGLVPDLVSKLKSDKYIYLNDEQ encoded by the coding sequence ATGGAGAACAGTAATGTAAAAGAGAATTTGGAAGTCCTATTCGAGAAGTTTAAAAATATGATTAAAGTGGAAACTGTAGTTGGTGAAGCTGTGCAAATCGGCGATACCACGCTCGTTCCATTCGTTGACGTAACCTTTGGTTTCGGTACTGGTACAAACCACTGCACAGCCAATAAAAATCAAGAATCTGGCGGCGGTGGCGGTGGTGCCAAAATGGAACCAAGTGCGATCCTTGTTATTAAAGGTGACCGCATCGAATTGTTCAACATTAAGGGTAACCCTTACAGCAGCAGCTTTGATCGCCTTATCGGTTTGGTGCCTGATCTCGTATCTAAATTGAAATCCGATAAATACATCTATTTAAATGATGAACAATAA
- a CDS encoding DUF4446 family protein: protein MFESIQPWIGMVTIVLVIVLFVYCVILHIRLGSLKKKYDFFMQGEHGASLERKLSVEVSEIRDAAKGLESLLSEQVAIRNIQSNTIQKIGFIKYNAFENIGNDLSFALTLLDGNNNGICISSIYGRNESRIFSKPIVKGKSLVSLSQEELESLNEALGERTNEEALTSAIVSK from the coding sequence ATGTTCGAATCGATTCAACCGTGGATAGGCATGGTTACCATCGTTCTTGTTATAGTGTTATTCGTATATTGTGTAATCTTACACATCCGTTTAGGTAGCTTGAAAAAGAAATACGATTTCTTTATGCAAGGAGAGCATGGTGCGAGCCTAGAACGTAAATTATCTGTAGAGGTTAGTGAAATTCGCGATGCTGCAAAGGGCCTTGAGTCCTTGTTATCCGAGCAAGTGGCAATCCGCAATATTCAGAGCAATACGATACAAAAAATTGGCTTTATTAAGTATAATGCCTTTGAAAATATCGGGAATGATTTGTCCTTTGCTCTTACCTTGCTAGATGGCAACAACAATGGCATCTGTATCTCCAGTATTTACGGTCGTAATGAATCTCGTATTTTTAGTAAACCTATTGTGAAAGGTAAAAGTTTAGTAAGTCTTTCACAAGAGGAATTAGAAAGTTTGAACGAAGCGTTGGGTGAGCGTACCAATGAGGAAGCGTTGACGAGCGCTATCGTCTCGAAATAA
- a CDS encoding OmpH family outer membrane protein, producing MKLSKKLTTLAIVGAMSATAAVASAANIGLVNMSQVVNSYPGYGALDMKMQQVDAQYRPQIEKKVQEIEKIKDSAQAEAEFNKTVAPLLQKENEEINKIAQPMMQAIHNTVEAIRVEKQMDVVLDDPYTIRAADANSKIENITNEVISRLKK from the coding sequence ATGAAATTATCTAAAAAATTGACTACCTTAGCTATCGTTGGTGCTATGTCTGCTACTGCTGCAGTAGCAAGTGCTGCTAACATTGGCTTAGTAAATATGAGCCAAGTAGTAAATAGCTACCCTGGCTATGGTGCATTAGATATGAAAATGCAACAAGTAGACGCTCAATACCGTCCACAAATTGAAAAAAAAGTACAAGAAATTGAAAAGATTAAAGACTCTGCACAAGCAGAAGCAGAATTCAACAAAACTGTAGCTCCATTGCTTCAAAAAGAAAACGAAGAAATCAATAAAATTGCTCAACCTATGATGCAAGCAATTCATAACACTGTTGAAGCTATCCGTGTTGAAAAACAAATGGACGTAGTATTGGATGATCCATACACAATTCGTGCTGCTGACGCAAACAGCAAAATCGAAAACATTACTAACGAAGTAATTAGCCGTCTTAAAAAATAA
- a CDS encoding nitroreductase family protein, whose product MKEFKALATERYSVRKFDTRPVEQEKVDILLEVARLAPTAHNYQPQRLLVLNTEESLNKLKGCTNGHFNAPLAIIVCYDNTVSWKREYDDEDLGVVDASIVGSHIMFTVADIGLGTTWIAHFDPAKVRKAYNLPDNIIPVAIFPIGYPHSDCVPAPGHTKRFDVGEFTTYNSF is encoded by the coding sequence ATGAAAGAATTTAAAGCATTAGCCACAGAGCGGTATTCGGTTCGAAAATTCGATACTCGACCAGTGGAGCAAGAAAAGGTAGATATTTTGTTAGAAGTAGCTAGATTAGCACCTACGGCTCATAACTACCAGCCGCAAAGACTGCTTGTATTAAATACTGAAGAGAGCTTAAACAAACTAAAAGGCTGCACAAATGGTCACTTTAATGCACCGCTGGCAATCATTGTTTGTTACGATAATACGGTGAGCTGGAAGCGGGAATACGACGATGAAGATTTAGGCGTTGTAGATGCCAGCATTGTAGGCTCTCACATTATGTTTACCGTAGCCGATATCGGTTTAGGTACAACGTGGATTGCTCACTTTGATCCTGCTAAAGTACGCAAGGCATATAACTTGCCTGATAATATCATTCCTGTAGCCATCTTCCCAATTGGTTACCCTCATTCAGACTGTGTTCCTGCACCAGGTCATACGAAACGCTTTGATGTGGGGGAATTTACAACTTATAACTCCTTTTAA
- a CDS encoding DUF1858 domain-containing protein has translation MAQIAANLQRIKNGQRRYAITPRIPGGFIQPDQLQKYIDVANEFGAVLKLTGSQRIMITNLKAEDVDKAWEMLGMEPAYTVSNRVRSVKICPGTTFCKRAKQDSVHLGMQIERKYLSLEMPSKMKIGVSGCPNSCTESRMKDVGVIGTVEGWNVYAGGSGGAHPRIGDLIAEVKTEKEALALVDRIIAYYKENAQIERMGEFIDRIGLEAFKAAVLGDLEGAPAESKSEEPPVFLPGQGNDPEVEAPRLEAGAPITPDTIIRDIVETYPNVVPVLQGIGMGCLGCPSATAEPLWQAAEIHGFNVYDLVEKLETARKGA, from the coding sequence ATGGCACAAATTGCAGCAAATTTACAACGCATTAAAAACGGCCAACGCCGTTATGCAATTACACCTCGCATTCCAGGAGGTTTCATTCAACCTGATCAATTACAAAAATATATCGACGTAGCGAATGAGTTCGGCGCCGTTCTTAAATTAACTGGCAGCCAACGCATTATGATTACGAATTTGAAAGCAGAAGACGTAGATAAAGCGTGGGAGATGCTTGGCATGGAGCCAGCGTACACTGTATCTAACCGCGTACGCAGCGTAAAAATCTGCCCAGGTACTACCTTCTGTAAACGCGCTAAACAAGACAGCGTACATCTTGGCATGCAAATCGAACGCAAGTACTTGTCCCTTGAAATGCCAAGCAAAATGAAAATCGGCGTGTCCGGTTGTCCAAATTCTTGTACTGAAAGCCGCATGAAAGATGTGGGCGTTATCGGTACTGTAGAAGGTTGGAATGTATACGCTGGCGGTAGCGGCGGCGCGCATCCTCGCATCGGCGACCTCATCGCAGAAGTTAAAACAGAAAAAGAAGCTCTTGCATTAGTTGATCGAATCATCGCATACTATAAAGAAAACGCACAAATCGAACGCATGGGCGAATTCATCGACCGCATTGGTTTAGAGGCTTTCAAAGCAGCTGTATTGGGCGACCTTGAAGGGGCTCCAGCTGAAAGCAAGTCCGAAGAACCACCTGTATTCTTACCAGGTCAAGGTAACGATCCTGAAGTGGAAGCACCACGCCTCGAAGCAGGTGCCCCTATCACTCCAGACACAATTATTCGCGACATCGTTGAAACCTATCCAAATGTTGTACCTGTATTACAAGGTATTGGTATGGGTTGCCTAGGTTGCCCTTCTGCAACAGCTGAGCCATTATGGCAAGCCGCAGAAATCCACGGTTTTAATGTATACGATTTAGTAGAGAAATTAGAAACAGCACGAAAAGGAGCTTAA
- a CDS encoding ParB/RepB/Spo0J family partition protein, producing MPREIKSKKSKASGLGKGLENLMKVDSVESVLPDKEIHELPISELVPNVDQPRKSFDEDSLATLAESIKNLGIFQPIVVRKQKNKYQIVAGERRYRAAMIAGLKTVPVIVKKYNTEEMTEVALVENLQREGLDPIEEALAYQGLMDTYKQTQEMISARLGRSRSYIANMVRLLKLCDSVQKDLIEGDLTVGQARPLLALRSAAQQMEAAERIKEGELSARQAEALVKSMQNKSSKAKAGKTQNTAEVRALMDRLKLSLGSPVNIKFRAGKKVQGKIEIAFSSEAELERLITYMDGQDQTKDAETIEFRV from the coding sequence ATGCCAAGAGAAATTAAAAGCAAGAAAAGCAAAGCGTCCGGATTGGGGAAGGGCCTTGAGAATTTGATGAAGGTTGACTCTGTAGAGTCTGTATTGCCTGATAAGGAGATACATGAACTGCCGATTTCTGAGCTAGTTCCAAATGTAGATCAACCACGTAAAAGTTTTGATGAAGATAGTCTAGCTACATTGGCTGAATCAATCAAGAATCTTGGTATTTTCCAACCGATTGTAGTTCGTAAACAAAAGAATAAATATCAAATTGTAGCTGGTGAGCGCCGTTATCGTGCTGCTATGATTGCTGGATTGAAAACAGTACCAGTTATTGTTAAAAAATATAATACCGAAGAAATGACAGAGGTTGCTCTTGTAGAGAACCTACAACGAGAAGGATTAGATCCCATTGAAGAAGCGTTGGCTTATCAAGGATTGATGGATACTTATAAGCAAACGCAAGAAATGATTTCCGCTCGTCTTGGCCGTAGCCGTTCATATATAGCTAATATGGTTCGTCTTTTAAAATTATGTGATTCTGTACAAAAAGATCTTATCGAAGGTGATTTGACGGTTGGTCAAGCTCGTCCATTATTAGCGTTAAGAAGCGCAGCTCAACAAATGGAAGCAGCTGAACGTATTAAAGAGGGCGAGCTAAGCGCTAGACAAGCAGAGGCCCTTGTTAAGTCTATGCAAAATAAATCGTCTAAAGCAAAGGCTGGTAAAACTCAAAATACGGCAGAGGTTCGTGCTTTAATGGACCGTTTAAAACTAAGTTTAGGATCCCCTGTGAATATTAAATTCCGTGCAGGTAAAAAGGTACAAGGAAAAATTGAAATTGCTTTCTCCTCTGAAGCTGAATTAGAAAGACTTATTACATATATGGATGGGCAAGATCAAACAAAAGATGCGGAAACAATAGAGTTTAGAGTATAA
- a CDS encoding cupin domain-containing protein, giving the protein MAGTVNQELGLLFQGPNYVIVKKGGKAGEKVEKHTHPEANVIFTVVKGKVQVFLNETEEHVLVPGQVLEFNGDNYIQATLVEDSEFVVNLIHKPE; this is encoded by the coding sequence ATGGCAGGCACAGTTAATCAAGAATTAGGTTTATTATTCCAAGGCCCTAACTATGTAATCGTAAAAAAAGGTGGCAAAGCTGGTGAAAAGGTGGAAAAACACACCCACCCTGAAGCTAATGTCATTTTTACAGTTGTAAAAGGTAAAGTACAAGTGTTCCTTAACGAAACGGAAGAACATGTACTCGTACCAGGCCAAGTATTGGAATTCAACGGCGATAACTACATCCAAGCAACACTCGTAGAAGACAGCGAGTTCGTTGTAAACCTCATTCACAAACCTGAATAA
- a CDS encoding M23 family metallopeptidase: MLKLPAFISNKVERNGDKCILTLTTKQAKLVAIIGSVVLVLALVLGIWGIVRQAEVVQLRQQTQLQSEQLKLLQQKTEVLDKKIQNLNQISEENKQMLKGAESGTPAQGGGDGSDPKQEAADNSEVQTLTAAQLSARLSKMDKEAQKLLVSFYTMRNILRDGGAQDLMALQSINFSAGSGGAVNSTTPSIWPSKGVITSPFGSRVDPVTGAIGAFHEGIDIADDYGSQIVATAAGVVTFAGYTSGGYGNLVEIDHGNGFVTRYGHNSAVLVTVGMSVKQGQTIALMGSTGKSTGAHVHYEVRLNNTPVDPMIFLPISN, translated from the coding sequence ATGTTGAAATTACCGGCATTCATTTCAAACAAAGTTGAAAGAAATGGTGACAAATGCATATTGACATTAACTACCAAACAAGCGAAACTCGTTGCCATTATTGGTTCTGTAGTATTGGTCTTGGCATTGGTACTCGGTATTTGGGGCATCGTGCGTCAGGCTGAGGTTGTGCAATTACGACAACAAACGCAATTGCAATCGGAACAGTTGAAATTGTTACAACAAAAAACAGAGGTTCTGGATAAGAAAATTCAAAACTTAAATCAAATTAGTGAAGAGAATAAGCAAATGTTAAAGGGTGCTGAATCTGGTACACCAGCTCAAGGTGGCGGGGATGGTAGCGACCCAAAGCAGGAAGCCGCTGATAATAGCGAAGTACAGACGTTAACAGCGGCACAATTATCGGCTCGACTGTCCAAAATGGATAAGGAAGCACAAAAATTGCTTGTTAGCTTCTATACGATGCGCAATATTCTTCGTGATGGTGGCGCACAAGATTTGATGGCATTACAATCCATCAACTTCTCCGCTGGTTCTGGTGGTGCTGTGAATAGTACGACACCTAGTATTTGGCCGAGTAAGGGTGTTATTACATCTCCATTTGGTAGCCGTGTTGATCCTGTTACGGGTGCTATTGGTGCATTCCATGAAGGTATCGATATTGCCGATGACTATGGTTCCCAAATCGTAGCTACTGCGGCAGGAGTGGTAACCTTTGCAGGGTATACAAGCGGCGGTTATGGTAACCTCGTTGAAATCGATCATGGCAATGGCTTTGTTACCCGTTATGGCCATAATAGTGCCGTATTGGTAACAGTAGGGATGAGCGTGAAACAAGGTCAAACTATAGCTTTGATGGGTAGTACTGGTAAAAGTACGGGTGCCCACGTTCACTACGAGGTACGCCTCAACAATACGCCTGTAGATCCTATGATTTTCTTACCAATTAGCAATTAG
- the hydF gene encoding [FeFe] hydrogenase H-cluster maturation GTPase HydF, protein MEQTPKANRIHIGFFGRCNAGKSTLINMLTDQPVSLVSDVAGTTTDPVSKAMEILPLGPVVITDTAGIDDTTELGTLRMEKTEEVLKKINLAVYVLRTDEEPTSDDMHWLGLLKQNNVPVALFINEINSTKFDKHLYKNDIDELKENIVKSKGTIKESVDNISKVTNNLDDSKDIVEKVIVGEGYIAAHTGLSDLATVIGSADFTSDAKRLELLDLLGGLTPLDVEGEQTLLQGLVEEGDTIILVCPIDSAAPKGRLILPQVQTIREILDYKGLALVCQTEELPAMIHSLKNPPKMVICDSQAFDRVDELTPDSIPLTSFSILMARFKGKLQDLVTGVKAIKNLKAGSKVLISEGCTHRRQCDDIGTVKIPNLLKKQGHTDLQLEFTSGGAFPKDVSQYDLIIHCGACMLTRREVLRRIECAVVQGTPIVNYGVLIAALHGILERAISPFVDELEG, encoded by the coding sequence ATGGAACAAACACCTAAGGCAAATCGTATACATATTGGTTTTTTTGGCCGTTGTAATGCGGGAAAGTCTACATTGATTAATATGCTAACTGATCAGCCTGTATCGTTAGTGTCCGATGTGGCAGGGACTACAACTGATCCTGTGAGTAAAGCTATGGAAATCTTGCCACTCGGCCCTGTGGTGATTACTGATACAGCTGGTATAGACGATACAACTGAATTAGGTACATTGCGCATGGAAAAAACAGAAGAGGTTTTGAAAAAAATTAATCTTGCTGTTTATGTGCTTCGCACTGATGAAGAACCAACTTCGGATGATATGCATTGGTTAGGTCTTTTAAAACAAAATAATGTACCTGTCGCACTTTTTATAAATGAAATTAATTCGACTAAATTCGATAAGCATTTATATAAAAATGATATAGATGAGCTTAAAGAGAATATAGTAAAGTCTAAAGGAACTATAAAAGAATCCGTAGACAATATAAGTAAGGTTACAAACAATTTAGATGATTCTAAAGATATTGTCGAAAAAGTTATAGTGGGGGAGGGCTATATAGCTGCCCATACAGGCTTATCAGATTTAGCTACTGTTATTGGTTCTGCTGACTTCACATCTGATGCTAAGCGCTTAGAGTTGCTTGATCTACTCGGTGGGCTAACACCACTTGATGTAGAAGGGGAGCAAACTCTTTTACAAGGTTTAGTTGAAGAGGGGGATACAATTATTCTTGTATGTCCTATCGATAGTGCTGCACCAAAGGGGCGACTTATTTTGCCACAGGTGCAGACTATCCGAGAAATTCTTGATTACAAGGGTTTAGCATTAGTATGCCAAACAGAAGAATTACCGGCTATGATTCACTCTCTTAAGAATCCACCTAAAATGGTAATCTGTGACTCCCAAGCATTTGATCGGGTTGATGAGTTGACCCCCGATTCGATTCCGTTGACGTCCTTTTCTATTTTGATGGCACGGTTCAAGGGAAAATTACAGGATTTAGTAACTGGTGTTAAGGCTATTAAAAATTTGAAAGCTGGCTCCAAGGTGCTCATCAGTGAAGGTTGTACTCATCGTCGTCAATGTGATGATATTGGGACTGTAAAAATACCTAATCTTTTAAAGAAGCAAGGTCATACAGATTTACAGCTAGAATTCACTAGTGGGGGAGCATTCCCAAAGGATGTATCTCAGTATGATTTGATTATTCACTGTGGAGCTTGTATGCTCACACGCCGTGAGGTGTTACGTCGTATTGAATGCGCTGTTGTACAAGGTACGCCCATCGTAAATTACGGTGTACTCATAGCAGCTCTACATGGTATACTAGAACGAGCAATAAGCCCATTTGTTGACGAACTAGAGGGCTAA
- a CDS encoding cob(I)yrinic acid a,c-diamide adenosyltransferase, protein MKAYVQVYTGEGKGKTTAAIGLAIRAIGAGKKVLFLQFMKSKVYSEHTILPTLTNLTLETVGKPFFIIKEGMKSKDELAKWGDEVVVFESGNPPKDYVALIEKGYERALAAISSGEYDLVVLDEYNMALFFELITWDKTKALLDARHPETELVFTGRGAPQELIDEADLVTEMKEIKHYYLQGVMARKGIEN, encoded by the coding sequence ATGAAGGCCTATGTACAAGTTTATACCGGTGAAGGCAAGGGCAAAACGACTGCCGCAATTGGCCTAGCTATTCGTGCCATCGGGGCTGGCAAGAAAGTCCTCTTCTTACAATTTATGAAATCTAAAGTATATAGTGAACATACTATTTTACCTACCTTAACAAATTTAACGTTAGAAACTGTGGGCAAGCCATTCTTTATCATCAAAGAAGGGATGAAGAGTAAGGATGAACTTGCTAAATGGGGCGATGAAGTCGTTGTCTTTGAGTCTGGTAACCCTCCGAAGGATTATGTAGCTCTCATTGAAAAAGGCTATGAACGTGCACTCGCTGCGATTAGCAGTGGTGAGTACGATCTCGTTGTACTTGATGAGTACAATATGGCTCTCTTCTTTGAACTCATTACATGGGATAAAACTAAAGCTTTACTCGATGCTCGTCATCCAGAAACGGAACTCGTATTTACGGGCCGTGGGGCTCCTCAAGAATTAATTGATGAGGCAGATCTCGTAACGGAGATGAAAGAGATTAAACATTACTACCTACAAGGTGTAATGGCTCGAAAAGGTATTGAAAACTAA